The following are encoded together in the Streptomyces flavofungini genome:
- a CDS encoding N-acetylmuramoyl-L-alanine amidase, whose product MRGSVTASVPPTRRRAAKAAGALASAALLVPLLGAAPSSSATGPASDTGPGSLQRAFAAAAAEYDVPQSVLLGVSYLQSRWDAHGGAPSVTGGYGPMHLTDARTALASAPHHGDGAEDPRGDASRATLRPEAKPPTEARLPARFKTLKRAAKLSGLPAERLREDAAANVRGGAALLAAAQKQLGKPLSADPADWYGAIARFSGADDRASAATYANDVFAVIRDGQRRTTDAGQRVTLAARPGLAPEAAQLRGMGLRKAKAAGTDCPKTLACEWIPAPYEEFGDGDYGNHDKADRPKSQGIKYIVVHDTEGTWEGVLKMVQDPTYVSWHYTLRSSDGHVAQHVRTKDVAWHAGNWYVNAKSVGLEHEGFLTAPDTWYTEAMYRSSARLVKYLAKRYGIPLDRQHILGHDTVPGTTAATIRGMHTDPGPYWDWQHYFKLLGKPLHRTAGPKGGLVTVAPEFSENQPEFTGCAKPGEKCVPHGSSAVRVYTEPREDAPLIKDIGLRPGGEPSTIDVNDMGSRLSTGQQYAVADRQGDWTAVWYLGQKAWFKNPAKQPTAVDARGWVLTPKDGVSDVPVYGRAYPEKEAYPAGVPVQAVSPLPYKLLSGQKYAVGDKLPGEYFYSPTFDLAPHRVVRGKDMYYEIQFGHRVAFVRAADVKVVPSGS is encoded by the coding sequence TTGCGAGGATCCGTCACCGCGTCCGTCCCGCCCACGCGCAGACGCGCCGCCAAGGCGGCGGGCGCTCTCGCGTCGGCCGCGCTGCTGGTGCCCCTGCTCGGCGCCGCGCCGTCGTCCTCCGCGACCGGGCCCGCGTCGGACACCGGGCCCGGGAGCCTGCAGCGCGCCTTCGCGGCGGCGGCCGCCGAGTACGACGTGCCGCAGAGCGTGCTGCTCGGCGTCTCCTACCTCCAGTCCCGCTGGGACGCGCACGGCGGCGCCCCGAGCGTCACCGGCGGCTACGGCCCCATGCACCTCACCGACGCCCGCACCGCGCTCGCCTCCGCCCCGCACCACGGCGACGGCGCGGAGGACCCGCGCGGGGACGCGTCGCGGGCCACGCTGCGGCCCGAGGCGAAGCCGCCGACGGAGGCCCGGCTGCCGGCCCGCTTCAAGACCCTGAAGCGGGCCGCGAAGCTCAGCGGGCTGCCCGCTGAGCGGCTGCGCGAGGACGCGGCGGCGAACGTCCGGGGCGGCGCGGCCCTGCTCGCCGCCGCGCAGAAGCAGCTCGGCAAGCCGCTCAGCGCCGACCCGGCCGACTGGTACGGAGCCATCGCGCGCTTCTCGGGAGCCGACGACCGGGCGAGCGCGGCCACGTACGCCAACGACGTGTTCGCCGTGATCCGCGACGGCCAGCGGCGCACGACCGACGCGGGCCAGCGCGTGACCCTCGCCGCCCGGCCCGGACTCGCCCCGGAGGCGGCCCAGTTGCGCGGCATGGGGCTGCGCAAGGCGAAGGCGGCCGGGACGGACTGCCCGAAGACGCTCGCGTGCGAGTGGATCCCCGCGCCGTACGAGGAGTTCGGCGACGGCGACTACGGCAACCACGACAAGGCCGACCGCCCCAAGAGCCAGGGCATCAAGTACATCGTCGTGCACGACACGGAGGGCACCTGGGAGGGCGTCCTCAAGATGGTGCAGGACCCGACGTACGTGTCCTGGCACTACACGCTGCGCTCCTCCGACGGCCATGTCGCCCAGCACGTGCGGACCAAGGACGTCGCCTGGCACGCGGGCAACTGGTACGTCAACGCCAAGTCCGTCGGCCTGGAGCACGAGGGCTTCCTGACGGCGCCCGACACCTGGTACACGGAGGCGATGTACCGCTCGTCGGCGCGTCTGGTGAAGTACCTCGCCAAGCGGTACGGCATTCCGCTGGACCGCCAGCACATCCTCGGCCACGACACGGTGCCGGGCACGACGGCCGCGACGATCCGCGGCATGCACACCGACCCCGGGCCGTACTGGGACTGGCAGCACTACTTCAAGCTGCTCGGCAAGCCGCTGCACCGCACGGCGGGCCCCAAGGGCGGTCTGGTCACGGTGGCGCCCGAGTTCAGCGAGAACCAGCCGGAGTTCACGGGCTGCGCCAAGCCGGGCGAGAAGTGCGTGCCGCACGGCTCCAGCGCGGTGCGCGTGTACACCGAGCCCCGCGAGGACGCCCCGCTCATCAAGGACATCGGCCTGCGCCCGGGCGGCGAGCCGTCGACGATCGACGTCAACGACATGGGCTCGCGCCTGTCGACGGGCCAGCAGTACGCGGTCGCCGACCGCCAGGGCGACTGGACGGCCGTCTGGTACCTCGGCCAGAAGGCCTGGTTCAAGAACCCGGCGAAGCAGCCGACGGCCGTCGACGCGCGCGGCTGGGTCCTCACCCCGAAGGACGGCGTGAGCGACGTCCCGGTGTACGGCCGCGCCTACCCGGAGAAGGAGGCCTACCCGGCCGGGGTGCCGGTGCAGGCCGTGTCGCCCCTGCCGTACAAGCTGCTCTCCGGCCAGAAGTACGCGGTCGGCGACAAGCTCCCGGGCGAGTACTTCTACTCCCCGACGTTCGACCTCGCCCCGCACCGCGTGGTGCGCGGCAAGGACATGTACTACGAGATCCAGTTCGGCCACCGCGTGGCGTTCGTGCGCGCCGCCGACGTGAAGGTGGTGCCGTCCGGATCGTGA
- a CDS encoding leucine-rich repeat domain-containing protein, whose product MTDGTVLDYWRAGLDAVPAAVWDHPRVESLLLADNALTRLPARVTALTRLRTLDLGHNLLTEIPPELGALPALTDFLYLHDNRLTSLPEELGGLDRLAYLNVGENRLGALPDALGRMASLVELRAQDNRLTALPATLGDLRRLRELWLRGNALTTLPDGVARLGELRELELRENAFATVPDAVRGLPLLRRLDLRANRLREVPHWLAALPSLEKLDLRWNDVRGGEDTLAALRARGCVVLR is encoded by the coding sequence GTGACGGACGGGACCGTGCTCGACTACTGGCGCGCCGGACTCGACGCCGTACCCGCAGCGGTGTGGGATCACCCCCGCGTCGAGTCCCTGCTCCTCGCCGACAACGCGCTCACGCGCCTGCCCGCCCGCGTCACGGCCCTCACGCGCCTGCGCACCCTGGACCTCGGCCACAACCTGCTGACCGAAATCCCGCCCGAACTGGGCGCGCTGCCCGCACTGACCGACTTCCTCTATCTGCACGACAACCGCCTGACCTCCCTGCCCGAAGAGCTGGGCGGCCTCGACCGGCTCGCCTACCTGAACGTGGGCGAGAACCGGCTCGGCGCCCTGCCCGACGCGCTCGGCCGCATGGCGTCCCTCGTCGAGCTGCGGGCCCAGGACAACCGGCTCACCGCGCTGCCCGCGACGCTCGGCGACCTGCGCCGACTGCGCGAGCTGTGGCTGCGCGGCAACGCGCTGACCACGCTCCCCGACGGCGTGGCCCGCCTCGGTGAACTCCGCGAACTGGAGCTGCGGGAGAACGCGTTCGCGACCGTGCCGGACGCGGTGCGCGGCCTTCCGCTCCTGCGCCGCCTCGACCTGCGGGCCAACCGGCTGCGCGAAGTGCCGCACTGGCTGGCCGCGTTGCCGTCCCTGGAGAAGCTGGATCTGCGCTGGAACGACGTGCGAGGCGGCGAGGACACCCTGGCGGCGCTGCGCGCGCGGGGTTGCGTGGTGCTGCGCTAG
- a CDS encoding TolB family protein — MAGTGPYTRRGGVVRTVSAGALAVLLSAGALPTAVATPAGAPAPAPRGPAGVTRLLSVAADGGQADGPSGRPVVSADGRVVAFTSQATNLVAGDTNGQSDLFVEDLRGGGLRRVADPHGEISSPTLSANGRYVAYTTRDAEGSAVIVRDLWKGGTERADVDLPMQHIDAHAPTVSADGRTVAFAVLGTDPSRPGAQAVYLRDLRAQRTELVSFPAEPDETFLGFRAPTLSADGRRVAYQYVHGSPPRGDWSDIYVHDRDTGGETQIDTPHDGSPADGAATNPLFSADGDTLAFDSSASNLVPGRDPNGSHNPFVCDLRTGTLQRIDAVRPGPEGVLSVDGVAADGSKLLLDTWAVLTAEDAEYVRDLRTGSDVLVSPDKDGGPGNAIDARTDAAARTVVFSGFDGENFVPGDTNGVADVFVFVAKKR; from the coding sequence ATGGCCGGAACAGGCCCGTACACGAGACGTGGCGGAGTCGTACGGACGGTGAGCGCGGGGGCGCTCGCCGTCTTACTGTCGGCCGGGGCCCTGCCCACGGCCGTCGCCACACCCGCCGGTGCCCCGGCACCGGCGCCCCGAGGGCCCGCCGGGGTCACCCGACTGCTCAGCGTCGCCGCCGACGGCGGTCAGGCGGACGGCCCTTCCGGCAGGCCCGTCGTCAGCGCCGACGGCCGTGTCGTCGCGTTCACCTCGCAGGCCACCAACCTCGTCGCCGGGGACACCAACGGCCAGTCCGACCTGTTCGTAGAGGACCTGCGCGGCGGCGGGCTCCGGCGCGTGGCCGACCCCCACGGCGAGATCTCCTCGCCGACGCTCAGCGCGAACGGCCGGTACGTCGCGTACACGACGCGCGATGCCGAGGGCTCCGCCGTCATCGTCCGTGACCTGTGGAAGGGCGGGACCGAACGCGCCGACGTGGACCTCCCCATGCAGCACATCGACGCCCACGCGCCGACGGTCTCCGCCGACGGGCGCACGGTCGCGTTCGCCGTCCTCGGCACCGACCCGAGCCGCCCCGGCGCCCAAGCCGTCTACCTGCGCGACCTGCGCGCCCAGCGCACGGAACTCGTCAGCTTCCCCGCCGAACCCGACGAGACCTTCCTCGGCTTCCGCGCCCCCACCCTGAGCGCGGACGGCCGGCGCGTCGCCTACCAGTACGTGCACGGCAGCCCACCGCGCGGCGACTGGTCCGACATCTACGTCCACGACCGCGACACCGGCGGCGAGACCCAGATCGACACGCCCCACGACGGCAGCCCCGCCGACGGCGCGGCCACCAACCCGCTGTTCAGCGCCGACGGGGACACCCTCGCCTTCGACTCCAGCGCCTCGAACCTGGTGCCGGGGCGGGACCCGAACGGCAGCCACAACCCCTTCGTGTGCGACCTGCGCACCGGCACCCTCCAGCGGATCGACGCGGTGCGGCCCGGACCCGAGGGCGTGCTGTCCGTGGACGGGGTGGCCGCCGACGGCTCGAAGCTGCTGCTCGACACCTGGGCGGTCCTGACCGCGGAGGACGCCGAGTACGTCCGTGACCTGCGCACCGGCTCCGACGTGCTGGTCTCACCGGACAAGGACGGCGGGCCCGGCAACGCGATCGACGCACGCACCGACGCCGCCGCGCGGACCGTCGTGTTCTCCGGGTTCGACGGCGAGAACTTCGTGCCGGGCGACACCAACGGGGTCGCGGACGTGTTCGTGTTCGTCGCCAAGAAGCGCTAG
- a CDS encoding glycoside hydrolase N-terminal domain-containing protein, whose product MRLWCRAPAADWEREALPIGSGARRRGRLRPRQLARPRPAALAAVREDLDDRGRLAPDAVAAAPGQPRRGYGAHQTLGDLRIDVTGAPDAPDASYRRTLDLRQAVADVAYTHQGTRHTREFFASHPDAVIVGRLGADRPGAVTRILRTTSPRTTCGTPPTRS is encoded by the coding sequence ATGAGGCTCTGGTGCCGGGCTCCGGCCGCCGACTGGGAACGGGAGGCGCTGCCCATCGGCAGCGGGGCCCGGCGCCGAGGGCGGCTACGACCACGGCAACTGGCGCGCCCCCGCCCCGCCGCCCTCGCAGCCGTCCGCGAGGACCTCGACGACCGCGGCCGCCTCGCCCCGGACGCCGTCGCCGCCGCGCCCGGCCAGCCCCGGCGCGGCTACGGCGCCCACCAGACCCTGGGCGACCTGCGCATCGACGTCACGGGCGCGCCGGACGCCCCCGACGCCAGCTACCGCCGCACCCTGGACCTGCGCCAAGCCGTCGCCGACGTCGCGTACACCCACCAAGGAACCCGCCACACCCGGGAGTTCTTCGCCTCCCACCCCGACGCCGTGATCGTCGGACGGCTCGGCGCGGACCGCCCCGGAGCCGTCACCCGCATCCTGCGCACCACCTCACCGCGCACCACCTGCGGCACACCGCCTACCCGGTCCTGA
- a CDS encoding pentapeptide repeat-containing protein, translated as MSERTSHADQPELRADCGSCFGLCCVALPFSRSSDFPVDKAAGTPCGNLQDDFRCGIHERLRDKGYQGCTVFDCFGAGQKVSQVTFKGVGWREEPDTARTMYEVFPVVRQLQELLKYTAQALDLPAARPVHRELRRAYSRIDALTRDTPEALLGVDVDALRGEVNPLLLRASELTRSAVPGRKKDHRGANLMGKRLRGAKLRGASLRGVLLIAADLTDADLRDADLIGADMRDTNLCGADLTGALFLTQPQLNAARGDARTKVSSPLERPGHWARAR; from the coding sequence TTGTCCGAGCGCACCTCGCACGCCGACCAGCCCGAACTGCGGGCCGACTGCGGCAGCTGCTTCGGGCTGTGCTGCGTGGCGCTGCCGTTCTCGCGTTCGTCGGACTTCCCGGTGGACAAGGCGGCAGGGACGCCGTGCGGCAATCTCCAGGACGACTTCCGCTGCGGGATCCACGAGCGGCTGCGCGACAAGGGCTACCAGGGCTGTACGGTCTTCGACTGCTTCGGCGCGGGTCAGAAGGTCTCGCAGGTGACGTTCAAGGGCGTCGGCTGGCGGGAGGAACCGGACACGGCCCGCACGATGTACGAGGTCTTCCCCGTCGTGCGGCAGCTCCAGGAGCTCCTGAAGTACACCGCGCAGGCCCTGGACCTGCCCGCGGCCCGGCCCGTGCACCGGGAGCTGCGGCGGGCGTACTCCCGGATCGACGCGCTCACCCGGGACACCCCCGAGGCCCTGCTCGGCGTGGACGTGGACGCGCTGCGCGGCGAGGTGAACCCGCTGCTGCTGCGCGCCAGCGAGCTGACCCGGTCGGCCGTGCCGGGGCGCAAGAAGGACCACCGGGGCGCCAACCTCATGGGCAAGCGCCTGCGCGGCGCGAAGCTGCGGGGTGCCAGCCTGCGCGGCGTCCTGCTCATCGCCGCCGACCTGACGGACGCCGACCTGCGCGACGCCGACCTCATCGGCGCGGACATGCGGGACACGAACCTGTGCGGAGCCGACCTGACGGGTGCCCTGTTCCTCACCCAGCCGCAGCTCAACGCCGCGCGCGGCGACGCGCGGACGAAGGTGTCGAGCCCCCTGGAGCGCCCCGGCCACTGGGCCCGCGCCCGTTGA
- a CDS encoding methionyl-tRNA formyltransferase produces the protein MRVVMFGYQTWGHRTLQALLDSGHDVTLAVTHPRSDHAYEKIWDDSVADLAAKHDVPVLLRNRPGDPELLETLKSAEPDLIVANNWRTWLPPEIFDLPRHGTLNVHDSLLPTYAGFSPLIWALINGEPEVGVTAHRMDADLDMGDVLIQRAVPVGPRDTAADLFRATVALIAPIVRESLDLIASGTAVWTPQDRSRASFFHKRALEDSRIDWTWPAEDLGRLVRAQCDPYPNAFTYHRGKRLRIVEAAVSRGRYGGTPGRVFIREGDAVVIVAGADARTGRRHGLAVRRVRTEDGAEHAATDYFRAMGGYLAARPS, from the coding sequence ATGAGGGTCGTCATGTTCGGCTATCAGACGTGGGGCCACCGCACACTGCAGGCTCTCCTCGACTCCGGGCACGACGTGACCCTCGCCGTCACGCACCCCAGAAGCGACCACGCGTACGAGAAGATCTGGGACGACTCGGTCGCCGACCTCGCCGCGAAGCACGACGTGCCCGTGCTGCTGCGCAACCGCCCCGGAGACCCCGAACTCCTCGAAACCCTCAAGTCGGCCGAACCGGACCTCATCGTCGCCAACAACTGGCGCACCTGGCTGCCCCCGGAGATCTTCGACCTGCCCCGGCACGGCACGCTGAACGTACACGACTCGCTCCTGCCGACCTACGCCGGCTTCTCGCCGCTGATCTGGGCCCTCATCAACGGCGAGCCCGAAGTCGGCGTCACCGCCCACCGCATGGACGCCGACCTGGACATGGGCGACGTCCTGATCCAGCGCGCCGTGCCCGTCGGCCCCCGGGACACGGCCGCGGACCTGTTCCGCGCGACGGTCGCCCTGATCGCACCGATCGTGCGCGAGTCGCTCGACCTGATCGCCTCGGGCACGGCGGTGTGGACACCGCAGGACCGGTCGCGAGCCAGCTTCTTCCACAAACGCGCCCTGGAGGACAGCCGCATCGACTGGACCTGGCCGGCCGAGGACCTGGGCCGGCTGGTGCGCGCCCAGTGCGACCCGTACCCGAACGCCTTCACGTACCACCGCGGCAAGCGGCTGCGGATCGTGGAGGCGGCCGTGTCCAGGGGCCGGTACGGCGGCACTCCGGGACGCGTCTTCATCCGCGAGGGCGACGCGGTCGTCATCGTCGCCGGTGCCGACGCGCGCACCGGCCGCCGCCACGGGCTCGCGGTCAGGCGGGTGCGGACGGAGGACGGGGCGGAGCACGCGGCGACGGACTACTTCCGCGCGATGGGCGGATATCTGGCGGCCCGCCCGTCCTGA
- a CDS encoding MbtH family protein: MSNPFDDADGRFSVLVNDEGQHSLWPEFAEVPGGWTVTHGPADRQSCLDHVEANWTDLRPRSLREATRG; encoded by the coding sequence ATGAGCAACCCCTTCGACGACGCCGACGGCCGGTTCTCCGTACTCGTCAACGACGAGGGCCAGCACAGCCTGTGGCCCGAGTTCGCCGAGGTGCCGGGCGGCTGGACCGTGACCCATGGCCCGGCCGACCGGCAGTCCTGCCTGGACCACGTCGAGGCCAACTGGACCGATCTGCGCCCCAGGAGCCTGCGCGAGGCCACGCGCGGCTGA
- a CDS encoding CGNR zinc finger domain-containing protein — MPAAPEPSAPPAVTEGSVPSDRPKPTGPPSPQAAPATPAATLLTLDLAATIRHDGHGGVADDLDAPGGLTAWVRAHAAELPDALGPRRFRADESAREAVRGVRAAVRALFAHAVRPGAPSPADARRLLPVREAVTRLNEAAARVPTVPVLSWPRGGAPVVRDEPVDRAEAVAGTDLLTAALARAALTFFAGPDRERLRACHAPRCVRYFLKDHPRQEWCKPACGNRARVARHHERNRGRA, encoded by the coding sequence ATGCCTGCCGCGCCCGAGCCGTCCGCACCGCCAGCAGTCACCGAGGGGTCGGTGCCGTCCGACCGGCCGAAGCCGACCGGCCCGCCCTCCCCGCAGGCCGCGCCGGCCACACCGGCCGCCACTCTCCTCACCCTCGACCTCGCCGCCACGATCCGCCACGACGGCCACGGCGGTGTCGCCGACGACCTCGACGCACCGGGCGGCCTCACCGCCTGGGTCCGCGCCCACGCCGCGGAGCTTCCCGACGCGCTCGGCCCCCGGCGCTTCCGGGCCGACGAGAGCGCGCGGGAAGCGGTACGGGGGGTGCGTGCCGCCGTCCGCGCGCTGTTCGCCCACGCCGTGCGTCCGGGAGCGCCGAGCCCCGCCGACGCCCGGCGGCTGCTGCCGGTCCGCGAGGCCGTGACCAGGCTCAACGAGGCCGCCGCCCGGGTGCCCACCGTGCCCGTGCTGAGCTGGCCGCGCGGCGGCGCTCCCGTCGTCCGTGACGAGCCGGTCGACCGGGCCGAGGCCGTCGCGGGCACGGACCTCCTGACCGCCGCCCTGGCCCGCGCGGCGCTCACCTTCTTCGCCGGGCCCGACCGGGAGCGGCTGCGCGCCTGCCACGCGCCCCGCTGCGTGCGGTACTTCCTCAAGGACCACCCGCGCCAGGAGTGGTGCAAGCCCGCGTGCGGCAACCGGGCCCGGGTGGCCCGCCACCACGAGCGCAACCGGGGACGGGCCTGA
- a CDS encoding lysine N(6)-hydroxylase/L-ornithine N(5)-oxygenase family protein, with the protein MGGTGPTHGGPEVTYDVLGIGFGPSNLALAIAIEEHNAQAAEGDRIRAAFLEKQPRFGWHRGMLIDDATMQVSFLKDLVTMRDPKSSYSFLCYLQERDRLVDFLNQKTLFPLRIEFHDYLEWAAGRVAGLVQYSREVVAVNPVTEDGEVVAFDVVSRDPAAPDRKTVRRARSLCVATGLEPHLPPSAARSERVFHNSELIPRVGALLQAGTPVRRAVVLGAGQSAAESVDYLHRHFPDAEICSVFAKYGYTPADDSPFANRIFDPEAVDLFYHAPPEVKQSLFDYHRSTNYSVVDMDLIESLSRTMYQEKVQGRQRMRMLNISRIREIEAHDDGLRVGIEFLPTAERDVLDADLLVCATGYQPRGIDERMGELGKLCRRDDEDALVVGRDHRVATHANVAADIYLQGGTEHTHGLTSTLLSNTAVRAGEIRASLIERRRREPALNGTDRS; encoded by the coding sequence ATGGGGGGCACGGGGCCGACACACGGGGGACCGGAAGTGACGTACGACGTCCTGGGGATCGGCTTCGGGCCGTCCAACCTCGCCCTCGCGATCGCGATCGAGGAGCACAACGCGCAGGCCGCGGAGGGTGACCGGATACGCGCCGCGTTCCTGGAGAAGCAGCCGAGGTTCGGCTGGCACCGGGGCATGCTCATCGACGACGCGACGATGCAGGTGTCCTTCCTGAAGGACCTCGTCACCATGCGCGACCCGAAGAGCAGCTACAGCTTCCTGTGCTACCTGCAGGAGCGCGACCGGCTCGTGGACTTCCTCAACCAGAAGACGCTCTTCCCGCTGCGCATCGAGTTCCACGACTATCTGGAGTGGGCCGCCGGCCGGGTCGCCGGGCTCGTCCAGTACTCACGCGAGGTCGTCGCGGTGAACCCGGTGACCGAGGACGGCGAGGTCGTCGCCTTCGACGTGGTCAGCCGTGACCCGGCCGCCCCGGACCGGAAAACCGTGCGCCGGGCCCGCAGCCTCTGCGTCGCCACCGGCCTGGAGCCCCATCTGCCGCCCAGCGCGGCCCGCTCCGAACGGGTCTTCCACAACAGCGAGTTGATCCCGCGGGTCGGCGCCCTCCTGCAGGCGGGCACCCCCGTGCGCCGCGCCGTCGTCCTCGGCGCCGGCCAGAGCGCCGCGGAGAGCGTGGACTACCTCCACCGGCACTTCCCCGACGCCGAGATCTGCTCGGTGTTCGCGAAGTACGGCTACACGCCCGCCGACGACAGCCCTTTCGCCAACCGGATCTTCGACCCGGAGGCCGTGGACCTCTTCTACCACGCGCCGCCGGAGGTGAAGCAGTCCCTCTTCGACTACCACCGCAGCACCAACTACTCGGTGGTCGACATGGACCTCATCGAGTCGCTCTCGCGCACCATGTACCAGGAGAAGGTGCAGGGGCGCCAGCGCATGCGGATGCTCAACATCTCCCGCATCCGCGAGATCGAGGCCCACGACGACGGCCTGCGCGTGGGCATCGAGTTCCTGCCCACCGCCGAACGCGACGTCCTGGACGCCGACCTCCTCGTGTGCGCGACGGGCTACCAGCCGCGCGGCATCGACGAGCGCATGGGCGAGCTGGGCAAGCTGTGCCGCAGGGACGACGAGGACGCCCTCGTCGTCGGGCGTGACCACCGCGTCGCCACGCACGCCAACGTCGCCGCCGACATCTACCTCCAGGGCGGCACGGAACACACCCACGGCCTCACCTCGACGCTCCTGTCCAACACGGCGGTCAGGGCGGGCGAGATCCGCGCCTCGCTGATCGAGCGCCGCCGACGGGAGCCCGCGCTGAACGGCACGGACAGGTCCTAG
- a CDS encoding serine hydrolase domain-containing protein translates to MPMRAHPVSGPGPSRTRPAHRRGRIRLLAASSLLAATGLVVTLGQPGQAVARTDGPSKAEAVARADDTSKAAGVDAPRRAQLERLARKVVAAGAPGVIVRVDDGVGRPVEVVEQAPWARADQRLRGGDEFRMGSNTKTMMATLVLQLVGEGKLALTDPVEKWLPGRIPHGDAITLRMLLNHTAGLADYTEDPELLPSILGKDQRRWTSEQLLAVGVRSGPVSAPGTKWGYSNTHYAAVGALLERVTGKSVAELVRDRITRPLGLKHTYYATDSTWRGPHARGYEPDAAHMPPGVPHEYREYGGTPRAGHVDVSANSPSWGGAAGAMVSNARDWGRFYHALMSGELLPAALLAQMRTTVPVDPDRPDGPGGGLGIQTFASPCGTVWAHEGGIPGYFSTNVTDSTGERMATVFIPTEAFAEHPDAFPKANEASQELQTAVTCAMFDKPVPPEAPTG, encoded by the coding sequence ATGCCGATGAGAGCGCACCCCGTCAGCGGGCCCGGACCGTCCCGCACCCGACCTGCCCACCGCCGAGGCCGCATCCGGCTCCTCGCGGCGTCGTCGTTACTGGCCGCGACCGGCCTCGTCGTCACACTCGGCCAGCCAGGGCAGGCGGTCGCCCGCACGGACGGCCCGTCGAAGGCGGAGGCGGTCGCCCGCGCGGATGACACGTCGAAGGCCGCAGGGGTCGATGCGCCGCGGCGTGCCCAACTGGAGCGGCTGGCACGGAAAGTGGTGGCCGCCGGGGCGCCCGGCGTGATCGTGCGGGTCGACGACGGGGTCGGCCGGCCGGTCGAGGTCGTCGAGCAGGCGCCCTGGGCCAGAGCCGATCAGCGGCTGCGGGGCGGGGACGAGTTCCGGATGGGCTCCAACACCAAGACCATGATGGCCACCCTCGTCCTGCAACTGGTCGGCGAGGGAAAGCTCGCCCTGACCGACCCGGTGGAGAAGTGGCTGCCCGGCCGGATCCCGCACGGCGACGCGATCACCCTGCGCATGCTCCTCAACCACACCGCCGGTCTCGCCGACTACACCGAGGACCCCGAACTCCTGCCGTCGATCCTCGGCAAGGACCAGCGGCGCTGGACGTCGGAGCAGTTGCTCGCCGTCGGCGTGCGGAGCGGCCCGGTCTCCGCGCCGGGCACCAAGTGGGGGTACAGCAACACCCATTACGCCGCGGTCGGTGCCCTCCTCGAGCGGGTCACCGGGAAGAGCGTCGCCGAACTGGTCCGCGACCGGATCACCCGGCCGCTCGGCCTCAAGCACACCTACTACGCCACGGACTCCACCTGGCGCGGCCCGCACGCCCGGGGCTACGAACCCGACGCCGCGCACATGCCGCCGGGTGTGCCGCATGAGTACAGGGAATACGGGGGAACGCCGCGCGCGGGCCACGTCGACGTGTCCGCCAACTCGCCCTCGTGGGGCGGTGCGGCCGGCGCGATGGTGTCGAACGCCCGAGACTGGGGCCGGTTCTACCACGCGTTGATGTCGGGCGAGCTGCTGCCTGCGGCCCTGCTGGCCCAGATGCGCACCACCGTGCCGGTCGACCCGGACCGTCCCGACGGACCCGGCGGCGGGCTCGGCATCCAGACCTTCGCGAGCCCGTGCGGCACGGTGTGGGCCCACGAGGGCGGGATCCCCGGCTACTTCAGCACCAACGTCACCGACTCCACCGGCGAGCGCATGGCGACCGTCTTCATTCCGACGGAGGCCTTCGCCGAGCACCCGGACGCCTTCCCGAAGGCCAACGAGGCGTCCCAGGAGCTGCAGACCGCCGTGACGTGCGCCATGTTCGACAAGCCGGTGCCGCCCGAGGCTCCCACCGGCTGA